The following nucleotide sequence is from Phycisphaerae bacterium.
AGCGACATCTCATCAGCCGACAACTCGTCGATGCCAAGGGCACTCGCGGTGTTGCCATCGCGACGGATGAATCCACGTCCGTGATGGTGAATGAAGAAGACCACCTGCGAATTCAGGTGCTTCGCACCGGCCTTCAACTCGATGAAATATGGCATCAGATCAATTCGATCGACGACCGAATCGAAGACCATATTGAATACGCCTTCCACTCACGATACGGCTATCTCACCGCCTGTCCAACAAACGTGGGCACGGGCATTCGGGTATCCGTGATGTTGCACCTGCCGGCATTGAAACTCACCGGAGAAATCGAGCGCGTGTTTCGGGCCGCCAAGGATATGCACCTGGCGGTTCGCGGCCTTTACGGTGAAGGCACCGAGGCAACGGGCGACCTGTTCCAGATCAGCAATCAGGTGACCCTCGGCCGATCGGAAGAGGAAATCGTCAACGAATTCAAATCACTCGTGATTCCGCGCATCATTGATTACGAAAACCTCGCCAGACAATGTCTTGTGAAGGAACGTCCTCTGCAACTCGATGACCGCGTATGGCGGTCCTATGGCATATTGAAGAACGCCCGCACCATCAGCAGCGAAGAAACCATGCTGCACCTGTCTCACCTGCGCATGGGCGTGCATCTCAACCGCATCAAGGACATCGAACTTCGCACGCTGAATGAACTGTTCCTCGTCACTCAGCCGGCACATCTGCAAAAGATTCACGGCGAGCGTCTCACCGGCGAACAACGCAGCAGCGCCCGAGCAGACATCATCCGCGCGAAGCTAAGCGGCAGGTAATACGCACGTGGGGGGCAAGCGCCGCTCACAAACCCAGTTCCGCGCGTTTGGACATCATGCGTCGTAACTGTTCGAGGCCGGAGTCATCGGAAGTCGGTCCCCAAGTCTGTTCCATGCACCATTGATGGAATGCCGCCCACGCGGCGTCGCGACACCCCGGCTCGCCGGATTCGCCGCCTTCGCCCGGTCCGCCGCCGGACATCATCATCATTTCCATCTCGCATTCATCCGGCACGCCGTTTTCGTTGGCGTCCTCGCTCAATTCCGCCGCAATGTCGCAGCCGTCCGGGATGCCGTTCTCGTTGCAGTCGCAGCAGTTGAACACCTCCGGATCGACGGCCTCCGCGCAAGCCTGCCCGCAGTTCGCAATGTCGCATTCGTCCGGGATGCCGTTCTCATTGCAGTCCATCGAGCCGAAGGGCGGCCCCATGTCAATGTCGCATTCGTCCGGCCAGCCATTGCCATTGCAGTCGGCGCTGATCCATTCGTCGCCGTCCGGGTCGAGCGGATCGATATCGCAGTCGTCCGGGACACCATTGTCATTGCAGTCCGGCTCGCATTCATCGGGAATGCCATTGCCGTTGCAGTCCGGGCTGACCCATTCATCGCCGTCCGGATCGAGCGGATCGACATCGCAGTCGTCCGGCACGCCGTTTTCATTGCAATCCGGCTCGCAGCCGTCCGGAATGCCGTTGCCATTGCAGTCGGCGCAGGCCGGATCATTGTCGCACTCGGCAATGTCCACGTCGTCGGGTATCTCGTTCCCATTGCAGTCCGGCTCGCAGCCATCCGGAATGCCGTTTGCATTCACGTCGCCGCACGTCCAGTCCGCGTCGCAGTCGGCGATGTCGCACT
It contains:
- a CDS encoding protein arginine kinase; this translates as MITDQLAKSAGQWLATPGPLSEIVISSRIRLARNVAGYPFLSRASDDQRRELADRLRVHLDARATNGQWEYLDLDQVDDLDRQMLVERHLISRQLVDAKGTRGVAIATDESTSVMVNEEDHLRIQVLRTGLQLDEIWHQINSIDDRIEDHIEYAFHSRYGYLTACPTNVGTGIRVSVMLHLPALKLTGEIERVFRAAKDMHLAVRGLYGEGTEATGDLFQISNQVTLGRSEEEIVNEFKSLVIPRIIDYENLARQCLVKERPLQLDDRVWRSYGILKNARTISSEETMLHLSHLRMGVHLNRIKDIELRTLNELFLVTQPAHLQKIHGERLTGEQRSSARADIIRAKLSGR